From the genome of Bacillus sp. V2I10:
TTATCGGAACTTTTTATTGGAGGAGAAATTTTGATAAAATTAGGAATTGGACAAGTTAATTGATCACTGATTCACATGTTTCTCTCATAAATAGAAGGACTGGATCCATGTAAGCGACTTCATTGATGATATAGAGTGCTATTTTATGTTACACTCAAAATTAATTATAGTAAAACTGAGGTAGGTGTTAAATATTGAAAAGACAAAAAGAAAAAAATAAAGAAAAGCAAAGTGTTCGGATGATGTCTTACTTTATTAATGCAACTGCTGATATTATCAAAGAAGAAGGGATTGATAAAGTTACAATAAGAAAAATCGCTGATTTAGCAGGTTATAACAGTGCAACGATTTATAACTACTTTGAAGACTTATCCCACCTCATTTTCTTTGCTTCTATGAGGTTTGTAAAAAAATACACGGATGCTTTACCAACGTATCTTGAGAAAGCACGAACACCCTTAGAAAGATATTTTTTGATTTGGGAATGCTTTTGTAAATATTCTTTTGAATCTCCACAAATCTACTATGCAGTATTTTCGGCTAATTTAGGTACTCACCCTATTAATTTAACAAAATATTACGAATACTTCCCAACTGATTTGTTAGCATTTCCAGATGAAATAAAGCCCATGCTTTTAGAATCTAATTTATCTAAGAGAACACTTATTGCCTTTAACCAATGTATCAGCGAGGGATACATTCAAGAGATGAATGCTGAACGAATTGCAGAAAGTCATTATTTAATCTGGCAGGGAATGCTTACGCTGTTTATCAATAAAAGATCTACTTATACTGTTGATGAAGCAACAGAAGTAACTGTTAATCACATTCGTAATACCATTCTTTAAAGCTAAGTTTAAACGACTTCTTTTTTTTCCTCTTTTTGATCAGCTGTCTTATTTGAATGGATTATGATCTGAGCATTCTCTTCTCTTAATGCTTTATATAAGGTATAGCACATAATAATCATAAGAATGGTAAATGGAAAAGCTGCTGCAATAGATGCAGATTGTAAAGTTTCTAAGCTTCCGCTTAATAACAGCACGACCGATATGAGAGCTAGAGCTATTCCCCATGTTATCTTAATTCCTCGAGATGGGTTTAATCTTCCTTCTGAGCAAAAAATGGCTAAAACCAAGGTTGCCGAATCGGCAGATGTGATAAAGAATGTGACAATTAATAGTAAAAAAACAAGACTTAGCACAAAACCACCAGGAAAATTTTCTAAAAAAACAAACAAAGCTACTGAAACATCATTGTTTACTGCACTAACTAATACTTTATTTCCTAAGTCATGAACCAAATGCAAACTTGAAGCTCCAAAAGTAGAGAACCAAAAAAATGTTCCTAAGGTTGGAATTATTAAAACACCTAAAATAAACTCTTTGATAGTTCTTCCCTTTGAAACTTTTGCGATAAAGCTTCCTACAAACGGTCCCCATGCAATCCACCATGCCCAATAAAATAATGTCCAGCTTGAAACCCAGGAATTATCCCCTATAGGTGGTATTCTTAAACTTGTATATAAAAATTGATCAAGATAGATTCCTAATGTGTTGGTAAACACTTTAAAAATTTGAGCCGTCGGCCCTAATATTATCAAGATGATCATTAGCGAAATGGCCAGCAAAATATTCGTGTTTGATATAACCTTCATACCCCTGTCAATGCCAACAAAAGCAGAACCGGTGAATAATAAAGTTAATAAAATAATAATAATTATCTGGTTGGTGAAATTATTGGGTATATCAAAGAGAAAATTAATACCGCTAGTAATTTGTAACGCTCCTAAGCCCAAAGATGTGGCAATGCCAAATATAGTAGCTACAATAGCTAATACATCAATAGTTTTGCCAATAGGACCATATATTCGATCACCCAAGATTGGGGAAAAAATTGAACTAATCAATCCCGGTAAGTTTTTACGATATTGAAAAAAAGCGAGACTCAAACCAATAAATGTATAAATCGCCCATGGATGTAATCCCCAATGAAAAAAAGTATACATCATCGCTGTATTTGCAGATTCATCTGTATTCCCTTCTCCATAAGGTGGTGAGGTATAATGCATGATTGGTTCTGCAACTCCCCAAAACACTAACCCAATTCCCATTCCTGCACTGAATAACATAGAAAACCAAGAAACTGTACTGTATTCAGGTCTGTCTGTTTCCTTACCTAATCTTAAATTTCCGAACTTCGAAAACATTAAATAAACAATATAAATCAGGAAAACAAGAGTTGCTAATAAGTAAAACCAGCCAAAGTATTCTGTTGTAATTTTCAAAAAGGCTCCAGTTAAGTTCGCTATAAGTTCATTGAAAAATATTCCAAACAAAATAAATAATCCTGAAATTAACAGTGCAGAAATGAAAACACTATTTTTTTTCACTTTTATCTTATCCCTCCCATTTTTAGCAACCGCTTACACTTTTTAGAACTAAACATGATAATATCATAATCTTGATTTTATTGAAAATAGAATTTTTAGAAAATTTAATTATTTACTTTCTGAAAAAACGAGAATATAATTATCTTAATTATTAAATAATCATGATTATCAATTAGGAGTTGATTTATGACTAAGTCAAGAAAACTCTCATGATTTGAATTAAAGACTACTAAAAGTGTAAGCACTTCCTAATGTAAATCTTCATTGTGAAGAAGTTTATCAGCCTTCTGGAATTATGTACATCTTGCCACTTCCTCAATACTCCTAGAGAAAAAATTCTACCTAGATCACTCAAAATTATTTTTTTCTGTCGTAAATGCCACTATGAAACAATTGATTATGGAATATTGTAAACCATTTTTGTGTTCCTACCAAACTAAAATGATTAATTAGAAAAAGCAATTAACGTTTTTCTTCTGTCAATTATTTTTTTCTTTGGGTACACCAGGAGCAATAGTAGTTGAATGAGAACAAAGTAAACCTTGTAACATTACTATGAAGGTAAACGAGGGGAGTGGGACGGAGAGTTATGGAACAAAAGAAAATTGTCATCATTGGTGCAGGTGTTGTTGGATGTAGTACGGCCTATTATTTAAGCAAAATGGGGCAGCGAAACATTACGGTTATTGAACAAGGGCCGTTATTTGAAACAGGGGGATCAACATCGCATGCTCCTGGACTTGTGTTTCAACTTGGTTTTTCCAAAGTGCTAACGACATTGGCTTCTCAAACAGTTGAAGCGTTCAAAGAATTAAGTTATGAAGGACAACCCTCTTTCTATTCGGTAGGAAGTCTTGAAGTTGCAAATACTCACGAACGTTTAGAAGATTTAAAACGAAAAGCAGGCGTTGCAAAATCATGGGGAATGGAGGCATTTGTTCTTTCACCAGAAGAATGTGCCCAAAAAAGCTCGCTGCTCAACACAGACAACATTTATGGTGGACTGTATGTACCGTCAGATGGAATTGCCAAACCCCTTCGGGCTGTTGACCAAATGGCTCATTTTGCTAAATCTTGCGGGACTGAATTTTACGGTCACACAGAAGTAACGGACATCGAGGTAGTGGATGGTCAAGTAAAAGCAGTGGAAACAAGTGCTGGACGTTTTGAAGCGGACTTAATCAT
Proteins encoded in this window:
- a CDS encoding TetR/AcrR family transcriptional regulator, whose amino-acid sequence is MKRQKEKNKEKQSVRMMSYFINATADIIKEEGIDKVTIRKIADLAGYNSATIYNYFEDLSHLIFFASMRFVKKYTDALPTYLEKARTPLERYFLIWECFCKYSFESPQIYYAVFSANLGTHPINLTKYYEYFPTDLLAFPDEIKPMLLESNLSKRTLIAFNQCISEGYIQEMNAERIAESHYLIWQGMLTLFINKRSTYTVDEATEVTVNHIRNTIL
- a CDS encoding BCCT family transporter: MKKNSVFISALLISGLFILFGIFFNELIANLTGAFLKITTEYFGWFYLLATLVFLIYIVYLMFSKFGNLRLGKETDRPEYSTVSWFSMLFSAGMGIGLVFWGVAEPIMHYTSPPYGEGNTDESANTAMMYTFFHWGLHPWAIYTFIGLSLAFFQYRKNLPGLISSIFSPILGDRIYGPIGKTIDVLAIVATIFGIATSLGLGALQITSGINFLFDIPNNFTNQIIIIILLTLLFTGSAFVGIDRGMKVISNTNILLAISLMIILIILGPTAQIFKVFTNTLGIYLDQFLYTSLRIPPIGDNSWVSSWTLFYWAWWIAWGPFVGSFIAKVSKGRTIKEFILGVLIIPTLGTFFWFSTFGASSLHLVHDLGNKVLVSAVNNDVSVALFVFLENFPGGFVLSLVFLLLIVTFFITSADSATLVLAIFCSEGRLNPSRGIKITWGIALALISVVLLLSGSLETLQSASIAAAFPFTILMIIMCYTLYKALREENAQIIIHSNKTADQKEEKKEVV